From Phragmites australis chromosome 5, lpPhrAust1.1, whole genome shotgun sequence, a single genomic window includes:
- the LOC133918306 gene encoding uncharacterized protein LOC133918306 isoform X3 — protein sequence MPTTCSTPVHLRRPSMPGSRPFRNLRSVAVATGDGALNVHGAVERDPAESEHGGWFCSPRRGADTMPSGCRTAPRRATPYSHDSRKKWHRILPRADLTRKFGNMNFEAHKSSTC from the exons ATGCCCACCACCTGCTCGACTCCCGTCCACCTCCGCCGCCCGTCCATGCCCGGCTCGCGCCCGTTCAGGAACCTACGGAGCGTGGCCGTCGCGACCGGGGACGGGGCGTTGAACGTGCACGGCGCGGTGGAGAGGGATCCCGCAGAGTCAGAGCACGGCGGCTGGTTTTGCTCCCCGCGACGCGGCGCTGATACAATGCCATCGGGGTGTCGGACTGCACCACGGAGAGCCACGCCATATTCACATGACTCCAG GAAAAAATGGCATAGAATTTTACCAAGAGCAGACTTGACAAGAAAATTTGGCAACATGAATTTCGAGGCACATAAGAGCAGTACTTGTTAA
- the LOC133918304 gene encoding uncharacterized protein LOC133918304 codes for MNSLLRPQLPGPSLGARPRVSLAPRRLGAAALVGGRRCRRGGVVASAAPSWMEETGVAVLEEGGGRNPSVSDSYRPAGLPRPNATVLEAQARVCTGPGQTRPLGEEHTMRVLDTILRSAMGELKDEPVSNAQLGAFFAGMTIRANSFPEATQWSEGERRAMAIFWPRLLQVLPPEVKFIADPEGTIMGANGLTGPRYVGQGTGEMRLVGALREVLAGGHLGYEEVQCVLKDILPVGSSANLTVVSEALLAAFLIGQRMNRETDRELKGYCLAFDDELGPPPVADVKSLTHYGEPYDGNTRFFRSTLFVAAVRACYDESCLLHGVEWMPPKGGITEGQMLKFMGANTHLSPTQAKTLLEDENAGFAYLNLQEACPPLHSIIGLREHIKKRPPLATSEKVQQFVRARGRESMVAGFYHEGYEDPLLMLMRRRTVHAGLVVKGEEGALSMTTKERSTHASKGLPVNHCSGFRTPNIINFSETDGVSRESFRVTVNAQELGFESTETPRTDRSVLKNLELGLAALGGEKGAAYDRIVLNAAMVDHLLGCSGAEDINTALDRAREAIDSGKALKRLMSYIKISHKVS; via the exons ATGAATTCTCTCCTGAGGCCGCAGCTTCCGGGCCCGAGCCTGGGCGCGAGGCCCCGAGTCTCGCTGGCGCCGAggcggctcggcgcggcggcgctGGTAGGCGGGCGCAGATGCCGGCGGGGAGGGGTGGTGGCGTCGGCGGCTCCGTCGTGGATGGAGGAGACGGGGGTGGCGGTTCTGGAGGAGGGCGGGGGGCGAAACCCGTCGGTCTCGGACTCATACCGGCCGGCGGGGCTGCCGCGGCCGAACGCGACGGTGCTGGAGGCGCAGGCGCGGGTGTGCACGGGGCCCGGGCAGACGCGCCCGCTCGGGGAGGAGCACACCATGCGCGTCCTCGACACCATCCTCCGCTCCG CAATGGGAGAACTCAAAGATGAGCCAGTGTCCAATGCACAGCTGGGTGCATTCTTTGCTGGCATGACAATAAGAGCTAATTCTTTTCCAGAAGCCACCCAATGGAGTGAGGGCGAGCGACGCGCCATGGCCATATTTTGGCCACGCCTTTTGCAAGTTCTTCCTCCTGAGGTGAAGTTTATAGCTGATCCTGAAGGAACAATCATGGGTGCAAATGGTTTAACAGGACCTCGGTATGTTGGTCAAGGCACAGGAGAGATGAGACTTGTTGGTGCTTTGAGGGAGGTGCTTGCTGGTGGCCATTTAGGTTATGAGGAGGTTCAATGTGTACTAAAGGATATTCTACCAGTTGGATCGAGTGCAAATTTAACAGTGGTTAGTGAAGCACTGCTAGCAGCATTTTTAATTGGACAGCGGATGAATAGAGAAACTGATCGTGAGCTCAAAGGGTATTGTCTAGCCTTCGATGATGAACTAG GCCCTCCTCCAGTTGCTGACGTCAAGTCCTTGACACACTATGGTGAACCATATGATGGAAATACACGCTTTTTTAGGAGTACTTTATTTGTTGCAGCTGTTCGAGCCTGCTATGATGAGTCTTGCCTCCTCCACGGTGTTGAATGGATGCCACCCAAG GGTGGCATAACAGAAGGGCAGATGCTTAAATTCATGGGTGCAAACACACACTTGTCTCCAACTCAGGCCAAAACACTGTTGGAG GATGAGAACGCTGGATTTGCATATTTGAATCTCCAGGAAGCTTGTCCACCATT GCATTCAATTATTGGGCTCAGGGAGCATATTAAGAAACGACCACCATTGGCTACCTCTGAGAAAGTTCAACAATTTGTGAGA GCACGGGGAAGAGAATCAATGGTTGCAGGATTTTATCATGAGGGCTATGAAGATCCATTGCTTATGCTTATGAGAAGGCGAACTGTTCATGCTGGACTAGTTGTAAAG GGTGAGGAAGGTGCACTTTCAATGACAACCAAGGAAAGATCAACTCATGCGTCAAAAGGACTTCCGGTGAACCATTGTTCGGGGTTCCGGACACCAAACATCATAAATTTCTCTGAAACTGATG GTGTTTCTAGGGAGAGCTTCAGGGTCACTGTGAATGCTCAAGAACTTGGATTTGAATCCACTGAAACGCCAAGAACTGATAGATCA GTCCTGAAAAACTTGGAGCTGGGTTTGGCAGCACTAGGTGGTGAGAAAGGGGCAGCCTATGACCGAATAGTTCTTAATGCAGCCATGGTTGACCACTTATTAGGCTGCAGCGGAGCTGAAGATATCAACACTGCTCTTGACCGGGCAAGAGAAGCCATTGACAGTGGTAAAGCTCTGAAAAGGCTCATGAGCTACATAAAAATCTCGCACAAAGTGTCCTAG